In Natronomonas halophila, one DNA window encodes the following:
- a CDS encoding BsuPI-related putative proteinase inhibitor — MLESSLEVTVGDGVSFRFTVANGGDTPVELTFRDACKADFAVYEDGAEVWRYSDDRAFAQTLTTAELQPGETATFEEVWPDPTPGDYTAEVMLRVVERDVAARTPFSV; from the coding sequence ATGCTCGAATCGTCGCTGGAGGTCACCGTCGGCGACGGCGTCTCGTTTCGGTTTACGGTCGCCAACGGCGGGGATACGCCCGTCGAACTGACCTTCCGGGACGCCTGCAAGGCCGATTTCGCCGTCTACGAGGACGGCGCGGAGGTGTGGCGATACAGCGACGACCGGGCGTTCGCACAGACGCTGACCACCGCGGAACTCCAGCCCGGCGAGACGGCGACCTTCGAGGAGGTGTGGCCGGACCCCACTCCCGGCGATTACACTGCCGAGGTGATGCTGCGGGTCGTCGAGCGGGATGTCGCGGCGCGGACGCCCTTTTCAGTCTGA
- a CDS encoding NADH-quinone oxidoreductase subunit B has protein sequence MSSEQEIHDTVSTQEARMGEGVDSRFNSKLREAFGSSPFILTKFDKFMNWVRGSSMFMLQFGIACCSIEMIHTYAIKHDVDRFGAGVPRASPRQADVIIVPGTIVSKFAPRMKRVYDQMAEPKFVIGMGSCTISGGPFQEGYNVIKGAEEVIPVDIHVPGCPPRPEALIYGIAKLQERVANGETSPVTVKPYELEEFGDLDSDELVQHLADEIDEEDLVMRYNWANSP, from the coding sequence ATGAGTAGCGAACAGGAAATCCACGACACAGTCTCGACGCAGGAAGCCCGGATGGGCGAAGGCGTCGACAGCCGGTTCAATTCGAAACTTCGCGAGGCGTTCGGCTCCTCGCCGTTCATCCTCACGAAGTTCGACAAGTTCATGAACTGGGTCCGGGGCTCGTCCATGTTCATGCTGCAGTTCGGTATTGCGTGCTGCAGCATCGAGATGATTCACACCTACGCCATCAAGCACGACGTCGACCGCTTCGGCGCGGGTGTGCCGCGGGCCTCGCCGCGACAGGCCGACGTCATCATCGTCCCGGGGACCATCGTCTCGAAGTTCGCCCCGCGGATGAAACGAGTCTACGACCAGATGGCCGAACCCAAGTTCGTCATCGGAATGGGTTCGTGTACCATCTCCGGCGGCCCCTTCCAGGAGGGCTACAACGTCATCAAGGGCGCCGAGGAGGTCATCCCGGTCGACATCCACGTGCCTGGCTGTCCGCCCCGTCCCGAGGCGCTGATCTACGGAATCGCCAAACTGCAGGAGCGCGTCGCCAACGGCGAGACGTCGCCGGTGACGGTCAAGCCCTACGAACTCGAGGAGTTCGGCGACCTCGACTCGGACGAACTCGTACAGCATCTCGCAGACGAAATCGACGAGGAAGACCTCGTCATGCGCTACAACTGGGCTAACTCGCCATGA
- a CDS encoding GNAT family N-acetyltransferase, translating into MTEQRPTFETRDRERIYEFVDEHGEATFEELVDANLLTDPDRYQQLIAVMKRDGLLEEDGGTLRPAMDAGIEETHHLDGTEVTIRPARQEDISGIIGVMKQIAGEKRYIVAEDVARELAADSALMRGDLEDRRFFVATIDDEVVGGCGVERPQLEKLAHTAELTLGILEEYRGEDIGSHLLQRAMSWAKKEDFHKVYNSVPSTNIPGIEFLEDHGWDTEAIRRNHYRIDGEFVDEVMMAYRMN; encoded by the coding sequence ATGACCGAACAGCGACCGACCTTCGAGACGCGGGACCGCGAGCGAATCTACGAGTTCGTCGACGAGCACGGGGAGGCGACCTTCGAGGAGTTGGTCGACGCGAACCTGCTGACCGACCCTGACCGCTACCAGCAGTTGATCGCGGTCATGAAACGCGACGGCTTGCTGGAGGAAGACGGCGGAACACTCCGTCCCGCCATGGATGCCGGCATCGAGGAGACACATCACCTCGACGGCACCGAGGTAACCATTCGACCGGCGCGTCAGGAGGACATTTCCGGCATCATCGGCGTAATGAAACAGATCGCGGGCGAGAAACGCTACATCGTCGCCGAGGACGTCGCGCGGGAGTTGGCCGCCGACAGCGCGCTGATGCGTGGGGACCTCGAGGACCGGCGCTTCTTCGTCGCGACCATCGATGACGAGGTCGTCGGGGGGTGTGGCGTCGAGCGCCCGCAACTCGAAAAACTCGCCCACACCGCGGAACTGACCCTCGGTATCCTCGAGGAATACCGCGGCGAGGATATCGGCAGCCACCTTCTCCAGCGGGCGATGTCGTGGGCGAAAAAGGAGGACTTCCACAAGGTGTACAACAGCGTGCCGTCGACCAACATCCCCGGCATCGAATTCCTCGAAGACCACGGCTGGGACACCGAGGCCATCCGCCGAAACCACTACCGAATCGACGGCGAGTTCGTCGACGAAGTGATGATGGCCTACCGGATGAATTGA
- a CDS encoding pyridoxal phosphate-dependent aminotransferase codes for MTMDFADRVERVEPSATLAISNLASELEADGVDVVDLSVGEPDFPTPENISAAGKQAIDDGHTGYPPSNGIPPLKEAIVEKLDSDGLEYTTDEIIVTPGAKQALYETFQTLIDGGDEVVLLDPAWVSYEAMAKMAGGDLSRVDLSAHDFQLEPALDDLAATVSDETELLVINSPSNPSGAVFTDEALEGVRDLAVEHDITVISDEIYDAITYGVEQTSLGSLEGMDGRTVTINGFSKAYSMTGWRLGYVAAPQSLIDQAGKLHSHSVSSAAHFVQYAGVEALENTDEAVEEMRAAFAERRDMLVDLFAEHGKDVPNPDGAFYMMLPVDDDDQAWCKGALEDAHVATVPGSAFGTPGYARLSYAASEERLKEGVERLADAGYL; via the coding sequence ATGACTATGGATTTCGCAGACCGCGTCGAACGGGTCGAACCGAGCGCGACGCTGGCGATAAGCAACCTCGCATCGGAACTGGAAGCAGACGGTGTCGACGTCGTCGACCTCTCGGTCGGCGAACCGGACTTCCCGACGCCGGAGAACATCTCGGCGGCGGGCAAGCAGGCCATCGACGACGGCCACACGGGCTACCCGCCGTCGAACGGCATTCCGCCGCTGAAGGAGGCCATCGTCGAGAAACTCGACAGTGACGGCCTCGAGTACACGACGGACGAGATTATCGTCACGCCGGGGGCCAAGCAGGCCCTCTACGAGACGTTCCAGACGCTCATCGACGGCGGCGATGAAGTGGTTCTGCTGGACCCCGCATGGGTCAGCTACGAGGCGATGGCGAAGATGGCCGGCGGCGATCTCTCGCGTGTCGACCTCTCGGCCCACGACTTCCAGCTCGAACCCGCGCTGGACGACCTCGCAGCGACGGTTTCGGACGAGACGGAACTGCTCGTCATCAACTCCCCGTCGAACCCCTCGGGCGCCGTCTTCACCGACGAGGCGCTGGAGGGCGTGCGTGACCTCGCGGTCGAACACGACATCACCGTCATCTCCGACGAGATATACGACGCCATCACCTACGGCGTCGAACAGACCTCGCTGGGCTCGCTGGAGGGGATGGACGGCCGGACGGTCACCATCAACGGCTTCTCGAAGGCCTACTCGATGACCGGCTGGCGGCTCGGCTACGTCGCCGCGCCCCAGTCGCTCATCGACCAAGCAGGCAAGCTCCACTCTCATTCGGTGTCGTCGGCCGCCCACTTCGTCCAGTACGCGGGCGTCGAGGCGCTGGAAAACACCGACGAGGCCGTCGAGGAGATGCGCGCGGCCTTCGCCGAGCGCCGCGATATGCTCGTGGACCTCTTCGCCGAACACGGCAAGGACGTCCCGAACCCCGACGGCGCCTTCTACATGATGCTGCCCGTCGACGACGACGACCAAGCATGGTGTAAAGGGGCCCTCGAGGACGCCCACGTCGCGACGGTGCCGGGCAGTGCCTTCGGGACGCCGGGCTACGCGCGGCTCTCCTATGCGGCCAGCGAAGAACGGCTCAAGGAAGGCGTCGAACGGCTCGCCGACGCCGGCTATCTGTAA
- a CDS encoding DUF7490 domain-containing protein, which yields MRLEALLASAAVVVLLATVGVAALVSGFVADPGPDEPPARLDVAETTLAAGEVTGETATLDVTTYVSHRGGPAENVTVVVRATDAESGLVADTTSRELGDVRNDGEREVSLSVTVPREGGYEVSTILYVDGQRVDTATASVSGVDALKPPRVRTSVAFHDFPDRPSVEYRIASTDGDRVTLDVTSYLTNGGDDPESGLRLVVTARHADAYVVADRTETSVGTVDPGLTVSPEVQVSVPDDNNYYLDVTLWRDGVVLESTRAAANLDPQETISVNETRREVEFEAGDFETGDGSGGRPPRETEAGAQNQPGFGVGVALVALCGSLLAVRRWSA from the coding sequence ATGCGACTCGAAGCCCTCCTGGCGAGTGCCGCCGTCGTCGTCCTGCTTGCGACGGTCGGCGTCGCGGCGCTCGTCTCCGGGTTCGTTGCGGACCCGGGACCCGACGAACCGCCCGCCCGCCTCGACGTGGCCGAAACGACGCTTGCCGCCGGCGAGGTGACCGGCGAGACGGCCACGCTCGATGTCACGACCTACGTCAGCCATCGCGGCGGCCCCGCCGAGAACGTGACGGTGGTCGTCCGCGCGACGGACGCCGAAAGCGGCCTCGTCGCCGACACGACGAGCCGCGAACTCGGCGACGTCCGGAACGACGGGGAGCGCGAAGTATCGCTTTCGGTAACCGTGCCCCGGGAAGGCGGCTACGAGGTGTCGACGATACTCTACGTCGACGGCCAGCGGGTCGATACGGCCACGGCGTCGGTTTCGGGGGTCGATGCCCTGAAACCGCCCCGCGTCCGCACGTCGGTCGCGTTCCACGACTTCCCCGACCGGCCCTCGGTCGAATATCGCATCGCGTCGACCGACGGGGACCGGGTGACCCTCGACGTGACGAGTTACCTGACAAACGGCGGCGACGACCCCGAATCCGGGCTTCGCCTCGTCGTCACGGCCCGCCACGCCGACGCCTACGTCGTGGCGGACCGCACGGAGACGTCCGTCGGAACGGTCGACCCCGGACTGACCGTCTCGCCCGAGGTGCAGGTCTCCGTGCCCGACGACAACAACTACTACCTCGACGTGACGCTGTGGCGGGACGGCGTCGTCCTCGAATCCACCCGGGCCGCCGCGAACCTCGACCCACAGGAGACGATTTCGGTCAACGAGACGCGCCGCGAGGTCGAGTTCGAGGCCGGCGACTTCGAGACGGGCGACGGGTCCGGCGGCCGACCGCCTCGCGAAACCGAGGCGGGCGCCCAGAACCAGCCCGGGTTCGGCGTCGGCGTCGCGCTCGTGGCCCTCTGTGGGTCGCTGCTCGCCGTCCGGAGGTGGTCGGCATGA
- a CDS encoding NADH-quinone oxidoreductase subunit D has translation MSIEKKRPDEPELGVTDDGEVDYAELEALLGDTVIDREEHVNAPAFVVRPDEVQDALFTLRDEAGFDYLSCVTAQEYDDRYESIYHLKKYDNPAHEVGVVVPTSHDEPVSESGEAVYRTADWHEREAYDLVGIEYDDHPDLRRILLPETWQGHPLGKDYNPEKPQVVPFRENANPLEEDQRGGGDESDTMFINVGPHHPATHGVLHVETVLDGEQIVDVEPDIGYLHRCEEQMCQQGTYRHQIMPYPDRWDYVSAGILNEWAYARAAEDMADIEVPEYAQVIRTMSAELCRIASHMLALGTFCLDVFGDFTATFQYAFRDREVVQDILEDLTGQRLMFNYLRLGGVAWDIPEPREDFFEKTRDFLDDLPEKMKEYHNLVTSNEIFQVRCVNTGELPPEVAKQYGATGPVARGSGIDIDLRRDDPYGYYDELDWDVVTEDGCDNYSRVLVRLREVEESAKIIEQCVDLLEEWPEDERNIQANVPRTLKPDPDTEIYRGVEAAKGELGIYMRSDGTDKPARFKIRSPCFCNLHTLREMSEGEYIPDLIASLGSLDIVLGEVDR, from the coding sequence ATGAGCATCGAGAAGAAACGCCCCGACGAACCCGAACTCGGGGTTACGGACGATGGCGAGGTCGACTACGCGGAACTGGAAGCCCTGCTCGGTGACACGGTCATCGACCGCGAGGAGCACGTCAACGCGCCCGCCTTCGTCGTTCGACCCGACGAGGTACAGGACGCACTCTTCACGCTCCGCGACGAGGCAGGCTTCGATTACCTCTCGTGTGTCACCGCCCAGGAGTACGACGACCGCTACGAATCGATTTACCACCTGAAGAAGTACGACAACCCGGCCCACGAGGTCGGCGTCGTCGTCCCCACCTCCCACGACGAGCCCGTCTCGGAATCCGGCGAAGCCGTCTACCGGACCGCCGACTGGCACGAGCGTGAGGCCTACGACCTCGTCGGCATCGAGTACGACGACCACCCCGACCTGCGCCGGATCCTCCTGCCGGAGACGTGGCAGGGCCACCCCCTCGGGAAGGACTACAACCCCGAGAAACCGCAGGTCGTCCCGTTCCGTGAGAACGCCAACCCGCTCGAAGAGGACCAGCGCGGCGGTGGCGACGAGTCCGACACGATGTTCATCAACGTCGGCCCGCACCACCCGGCGACCCACGGCGTGCTCCACGTCGAGACGGTGCTGGACGGCGAGCAGATCGTCGACGTCGAACCCGACATCGGCTACCTGCACCGCTGTGAGGAGCAGATGTGCCAGCAGGGAACCTATCGGCACCAGATTATGCCGTACCCGGACCGCTGGGACTACGTCTCGGCCGGCATCCTCAACGAGTGGGCCTACGCCCGCGCGGCCGAGGACATGGCGGACATCGAGGTACCCGAGTACGCACAGGTCATCCGCACCATGTCCGCGGAACTGTGCCGTATCGCGAGCCACATGCTCGCGCTCGGTACCTTCTGTCTGGACGTCTTCGGCGACTTCACCGCGACCTTCCAGTACGCGTTCCGCGACCGTGAAGTCGTTCAGGACATCCTCGAAGACCTCACCGGCCAGCGGCTGATGTTCAACTACCTCCGCCTCGGCGGGGTCGCCTGGGACATTCCGGAACCCCGCGAGGACTTCTTCGAGAAGACCCGCGACTTCCTCGACGACCTGCCGGAGAAGATGAAGGAGTACCACAACCTGGTCACCTCCAACGAGATCTTCCAGGTCCGGTGTGTCAACACCGGCGAGCTTCCGCCGGAAGTCGCCAAGCAGTACGGCGCCACGGGTCCGGTCGCCCGCGGTTCGGGCATCGACATCGACCTGCGCCGTGACGACCCCTACGGCTACTACGACGAACTCGATTGGGACGTCGTCACCGAGGACGGCTGTGACAACTACAGCCGCGTCCTCGTCCGTCTACGCGAGGTCGAGGAATCCGCGAAAATCATCGAGCAGTGTGTCGACCTGCTCGAAGAGTGGCCGGAAGACGAGCGGAACATTCAGGCCAACGTCCCGCGGACGCTCAAGCCCGACCCCGATACCGAAATCTACCGCGGCGTCGAGGCCGCCAAGGGCGAACTCGGCATCTACATGCGCTCGGACGGCACCGACAAACCCGCCCGGTTCAAGATTCGCAGCCCGTGCTTCTGTAACCTGCACACGCTGCGTGAGATGTCCGAAGGCGAGTACATCCCCGACCTCATCGCGTCGCTCGGCAGCCTCGACATCGTCCTCGGGGAGGTGGACCGCTGA
- the purE gene encoding 5-(carboxyamino)imidazole ribonucleotide mutase produces the protein MTRSEEVQDLIDLLEAEAETDRDPEDTPDVGIIMGSDSDLDTMYGAYEALTELGFEEVTDYDDPPESRFTFETFVVSAHRTPELMYVYGETARERGLDVIIAGAGGKSADLPNMTASIAYPIPVVGVPVQEKSVDSVIGMPTGAPIVAVDAGKSFNAALSATQVLARAHPELEERLDEYHDSLQDGVGEVSRELHEKGTETFRASRD, from the coding sequence ATGACCCGTTCCGAGGAGGTGCAGGACCTCATCGACCTGCTGGAGGCGGAGGCCGAAACCGACCGCGACCCCGAGGATACGCCGGACGTCGGCATCATCATGGGGTCGGATTCGGACCTCGACACCATGTACGGCGCCTACGAGGCGCTGACCGAACTCGGCTTCGAGGAGGTCACCGACTACGACGACCCACCCGAGAGCCGCTTTACCTTCGAAACCTTCGTCGTCTCGGCCCACCGGACGCCCGAACTCATGTACGTCTACGGCGAGACGGCCCGCGAGCGCGGTCTCGACGTCATCATCGCTGGCGCGGGCGGCAAGTCCGCCGACCTGCCGAATATGACGGCTTCTATCGCCTATCCGATTCCGGTGGTCGGTGTTCCCGTCCAAGAGAAATCGGTCGATTCGGTCATCGGGATGCCGACGGGTGCGCCAATCGTTGCCGTTGACGCTGGCAAGTCGTTCAACGCCGCGCTCTCGGCGACGCAGGTTCTCGCGCGCGCCCATCCCGAACTGGAAGAGCGTCTGGACGAGTACCACGATTCCCTGCAGGACGGCGTCGGCGAGGTATCGCGTGAACTCCACGAGAAGGGGACCGAGACGTTCCGCGCGAGTCGCGACTGA
- a CDS encoding NADH-quinone oxidoreductase subunit A: MSNPWIAVGALALVGLAIPLSMIAISSLLRPSVPEQGKRAIYESGEVPTGSTRIRFNIQYYMVALLFVVFDIETVLIFPWALIYNDAVAQHGLNSVLAPMLVFLAILIIGLGWAWRNGAVRWVKSERAEIKSEL, encoded by the coding sequence ATGAGCAATCCATGGATCGCTGTCGGTGCGCTGGCGCTGGTGGGGCTCGCGATTCCCCTCTCGATGATCGCAATCTCGAGTCTCCTCCGCCCCAGCGTTCCCGAGCAAGGTAAGCGTGCCATCTACGAGTCCGGTGAGGTACCGACGGGCTCGACGCGCATTCGGTTCAACATCCAGTACTACATGGTGGCGCTGCTGTTCGTCGTCTTCGACATCGAGACGGTGCTCATCTTCCCGTGGGCACTCATCTACAACGACGCAGTAGCCCAGCATGGTCTGAATTCGGTACTGGCGCCGATGCTCGTCTTCCTCGCAATCCTCATCATCGGACTCGGATGGGCGTGGCGCAACGGTGCCGTTCGCTGGGTCAAAAGCGAGCGTGCGGAAATCAAGAGTGAACTATGA
- the ribH gene encoding 6,7-dimethyl-8-ribityllumazine synthase has protein sequence MVALGLVVAQFNKERPITHEMEECGREAAADAGADIVETIEVPGAYDTPLAADRLARRDDIDAVAVLGAIITGDTDHDQVIADAAAQGLTDVSLERDTPVAFGVIGPGMSQAEAEERIDYGATTVESAIELAEELQ, from the coding sequence ATGGTAGCGCTCGGGCTGGTGGTCGCGCAGTTCAACAAAGAGCGGCCGATTACCCACGAGATGGAAGAGTGTGGACGGGAGGCGGCCGCCGACGCCGGCGCCGACATCGTCGAGACCATCGAGGTCCCGGGGGCGTACGACACGCCGCTGGCCGCGGACCGGCTGGCGCGGCGCGACGATATCGACGCCGTGGCCGTCCTCGGGGCGATTATCACCGGCGACACCGACCACGACCAGGTCATCGCCGACGCCGCGGCACAGGGGCTGACCGATGTCTCGCTGGAGCGGGATACGCCCGTGGCCTTCGGCGTCATCGGCCCCGGGATGAGTCAGGCCGAAGCCGAGGAACGCATCGACTACGGTGCGACCACCGTCGAGAGCGCTATTGAACTCGCCGAGGAACTACAATGA
- a CDS encoding 5-(carboxyamino)imidazole ribonucleotide synthase encodes MEHSTPAATLGVVGGGQLGRMMGEAAGPLGVELVVSDPTPDCPAAPVVRDQIVGDFDDYDAIRELAERVDVLTFEIELADPDEMERVSEETDTPVHPDPDTLRTIQDKLVQNRALDDAGIPLPEYRQVDGEDDLLAAGEELDWPLMLKAREGGYDGRGNLPVEGPDEAEDALAAVGGAALAEELVDFERELAVMGVRGDDEVRAYPVTETIHEEEILRETACPARTDTSVRSRAREVAFDVLDVLEGRGVYGIEMFETEDGEILVNEIAPRPHNSGHWTIEGALTSQFEQHVRAVLGWPLGAAERRCPTVTTNILGDVDESEIASLSGTQSVLEAHGAALHWYGKREVRPLRKMGHVTLVDDEAADCEGLLARARELRDGLTFE; translated from the coding sequence ATGGAACACAGTACGCCAGCGGCGACGCTCGGTGTCGTCGGCGGCGGCCAGTTGGGACGGATGATGGGCGAGGCCGCGGGCCCCCTCGGCGTGGAGTTGGTCGTTTCGGACCCGACGCCCGACTGCCCGGCGGCGCCGGTCGTCCGCGACCAAATCGTCGGTGACTTCGACGACTACGACGCGATTCGGGAGTTGGCCGAACGGGTCGACGTCCTCACCTTCGAAATCGAACTCGCGGACCCCGACGAGATGGAGCGGGTCAGCGAGGAGACGGACACGCCGGTCCATCCCGACCCCGACACCCTCCGGACGATTCAGGACAAACTCGTCCAGAACCGGGCGCTCGACGACGCCGGGATTCCGCTGCCCGAATACCGACAGGTCGACGGCGAGGACGACCTCCTCGCGGCGGGCGAGGAACTGGACTGGCCCCTGATGCTCAAGGCCCGCGAGGGCGGCTACGACGGCCGCGGAAACCTGCCCGTCGAGGGGCCGGACGAGGCCGAGGACGCGCTTGCGGCGGTCGGCGGGGCGGCCCTCGCCGAGGAACTGGTCGATTTCGAACGCGAGTTGGCCGTCATGGGCGTCCGCGGCGACGACGAGGTTCGTGCGTATCCGGTCACCGAGACGATTCACGAGGAGGAAATCCTCCGAGAAACGGCCTGTCCTGCCCGCACCGATACGTCGGTTCGCTCGCGTGCGCGAGAGGTGGCCTTCGACGTCCTCGACGTGCTGGAGGGTCGCGGCGTCTACGGTATCGAGATGTTCGAAACCGAGGACGGCGAGATTCTGGTCAACGAGATCGCTCCCCGACCCCACAACTCCGGTCATTGGACCATCGAGGGTGCACTCACCTCCCAGTTCGAACAGCACGTTCGCGCGGTACTTGGATGGCCCCTCGGCGCCGCGGAACGCCGCTGTCCAACGGTGACGACGAACATCCTCGGGGACGTCGACGAATCCGAAATCGCCTCGCTGTCCGGGACCCAATCGGTGCTGGAAGCCCACGGCGCTGCCCTGCACTGGTACGGCAAGCGCGAGGTACGCCCGCTCCGGAAGATGGGCCACGTGACGCTAGTCGACGACGAGGCGGCCGACTGCGAGGGCCTGCTGGCCCGCGCTCGCGAGTTGCGCGATGGGTTGACCTTCGAATAG
- a CDS encoding bacterio-opsin activator domain-containing protein, giving the protein MAEIDLDELTATLLESVPDMAYIVDADARLAWWNDRVREVTGYAADELAGRDVFELIAPDQREDLAASFGAVGTFEPTETREFDVLTADGERIPHEFNGTTLTSNGETYVVGIARDVSDRRERETAIRRQRDELETLNRISETVHEVIQAVVDAATRAEIEDAVCERLAASELYRSVWIARDGPGDVAKPDTGVGTIEDFLEVVDEINTLDWDRPAQVAIETGEAQVVQRISEADIPETARTAAARMNIESGTAVPIVHQSTVLGVLCVYSSRPEAFSDREQAAFRRLGEVIGFAINAVQTERLLMSDTAMELTLRVSGSDAFLARVSEESDGPCQQEWSTPMSAGRYRHYVTVSGIDPERVEAIAEGVPTVESIDHVGGTDGDHVFTVVTTDSLVQRFVENGASPASLVARDGETTIVAELPSDADPRPIVEAAKDLYGAELVSKREVERSVRTAEEFYDTVADCLTERQQAALRHASLGGYFAWPRDATAEEIAEVMGISSATFHYHIRRAQQALVEAYFQHLDG; this is encoded by the coding sequence ATGGCGGAGATCGACCTGGACGAGTTGACGGCGACGCTGCTGGAATCGGTGCCCGATATGGCGTATATCGTGGACGCCGACGCGCGACTGGCGTGGTGGAACGACCGGGTTCGTGAGGTGACGGGCTACGCCGCCGACGAACTCGCCGGTCGGGACGTCTTCGAGTTGATCGCGCCGGACCAGCGGGAGGACCTCGCGGCGTCCTTCGGGGCCGTGGGGACGTTCGAACCGACCGAAACCCGGGAGTTCGACGTCCTCACCGCCGACGGGGAGCGAATCCCCCACGAGTTCAACGGCACGACCCTGACCTCCAACGGCGAGACGTACGTGGTCGGTATCGCTCGTGACGTCTCCGACCGCCGCGAGCGCGAGACGGCCATCCGCCGCCAGCGCGACGAACTCGAAACGCTGAACCGCATCAGCGAGACGGTCCACGAGGTCATTCAGGCGGTCGTCGACGCGGCGACCCGCGCGGAGATCGAGGACGCCGTCTGCGAGCGACTGGCGGCATCGGAACTGTATCGGTCGGTATGGATCGCCCGCGATGGACCGGGGGATGTCGCCAAACCGGACACCGGCGTCGGCACTATCGAGGACTTCCTCGAAGTGGTAGACGAAATCAACACCCTCGATTGGGACCGCCCGGCGCAGGTCGCCATCGAGACGGGCGAGGCACAGGTCGTCCAGCGAATCTCCGAAGCAGACATCCCGGAGACGGCCCGGACCGCGGCGGCCCGGATGAACATCGAATCGGGGACCGCGGTCCCCATCGTCCACCAGTCGACCGTGCTGGGCGTTCTCTGTGTCTACTCGTCGCGGCCGGAGGCCTTCAGCGACCGTGAACAGGCCGCCTTCCGGCGGCTCGGCGAGGTCATCGGCTTCGCTATCAACGCGGTCCAGACCGAACGGCTACTGATGTCCGATACGGCGATGGAACTCACCCTCCGGGTTTCGGGGTCGGACGCGTTCCTCGCGCGGGTCTCGGAGGAGTCCGACGGGCCCTGCCAACAGGAGTGGTCGACGCCGATGAGCGCCGGCCGCTACCGCCATTACGTTACGGTTTCGGGTATCGACCCCGAACGCGTCGAGGCCATCGCAGAGGGCGTCCCGACCGTCGAGTCGATAGACCATGTCGGCGGTACGGACGGCGACCACGTCTTCACCGTCGTGACGACGGATTCGCTCGTCCAGCGATTCGTCGAAAACGGCGCCTCCCCCGCCTCGCTCGTCGCGCGGGACGGTGAGACGACCATCGTGGCCGAACTCCCGAGCGACGCCGACCCCCGCCCCATCGTCGAGGCGGCGAAGGACCTCTACGGTGCGGAACTGGTCTCGAAACGCGAGGTCGAACGGTCGGTTCGGACCGCCGAGGAGTTCTACGATACGGTCGCCGACTGCCTGACCGAGCGCCAGCAGGCCGCCCTCAGACACGCCAGTCTGGGCGGGTATTTCGCCTGGCCGCGGGACGCGACCGCCGAGGAAATCGCCGAGGTGATGGGCATCAGTTCAGCCACCTTCCACTACCACATCCGGCGGGCCCAGCAGGCGCTCGTGGAGGCATATTTCCAGCATCTAGATGGCTAG
- a CDS encoding DUF2797 domain-containing protein — translation MQVVGYETGERAGASEAALLVAREGAVDREPLPAGRTLDFTLGERRCAGALDGTEHIACDEPAAPYCEAHDSTWVCARCTGDCLKAEMDCYQQHAVYFAAFAPDTFKVGVTKLPRLRTRFREQGADRGVHVYTVENGRIAREIEAELAAEIPVPDAVRVPRKIQGMGRTVDEAAWNRLLSEFDIKETYSFDYGFDLDAAPVAETLASGTVVGTKGRILVLERGGGRFAVDMRDLVGYELEAGASSRELQSSLGAFG, via the coding sequence GTGCAAGTCGTCGGCTACGAGACGGGCGAACGCGCCGGGGCGTCGGAAGCCGCGCTGCTCGTCGCCCGGGAGGGCGCCGTCGACCGCGAACCGCTACCGGCGGGCCGGACGCTGGATTTCACGCTCGGCGAGCGGCGGTGTGCGGGCGCCCTCGACGGCACGGAGCATATCGCCTGCGACGAACCGGCGGCACCCTACTGTGAGGCCCACGACTCGACGTGGGTCTGTGCCCGATGTACCGGCGACTGTCTGAAGGCCGAGATGGACTGCTACCAGCAGCACGCCGTCTATTTCGCGGCGTTCGCGCCGGATACGTTCAAGGTCGGCGTGACGAAACTGCCCCGCCTGCGGACCCGGTTCCGCGAGCAGGGCGCCGACCGCGGGGTACACGTCTATACGGTCGAGAACGGCCGCATCGCGCGGGAAATCGAGGCCGAACTCGCCGCCGAAATTCCGGTTCCTGATGCGGTTCGCGTGCCGCGTAAAATCCAGGGAATGGGCCGCACGGTCGATGAAGCCGCATGGAACCGGCTGCTTTCGGAGTTCGATATCAAAGAGACCTATTCGTTCGACTACGGTTTCGACCTCGATGCCGCGCCGGTCGCCGAGACGCTGGCCTCCGGCACCGTCGTCGGGACGAAAGGCCGAATCCTCGTCCTCGAACGCGGCGGCGGCCGATTCGCCGTCGACATGCGCGATCTGGTCGGCTACGAACTGGAGGCGGGTGCGTCCTCCCGGGAACTGCAATCGAGCCTCGGCGCGTTCGGTTAA